From a region of the uncultured Desulfatiglans sp. genome:
- the katG gene encoding catalase/hydroperoxidase HPI(I) (Evidence 2a : Function from experimental evidences in other organisms; PubMedId : 3045098; Product type e : enzyme): protein MNEESKQPATGRAGKSFAGGGMSNRDWWPNQPNLKILHQHSNLSNPMGEAFNYAEEFKKLDLQAVKKDLYALMSDSQDWWPADWGHYGPLFIRMAWHSAGTYRMGDGRGGAGSGSQRLAPLGSWPDNVNLDKARRLLWPIKQKYGRKISWADLMVLAGNCAIESMGLPTFGFAGGREDVWEPEEDIYWGSEEEWLATSDKPKSRYSGDRDLENPLAAVQMGLIYVNPEGPDGNPDPVASGRDVRETFARMAMNDEETVALVAGGHTFGKCHGAGPASHVGPEPEAAPIEQQGLGWKSSFRSGKGGDTISSGIEGAWKPHPTRWDMNYLKVLFKYEWELVKSPAGANQWLAKDVEEEDMVLDAHDPSKKHRPMMTTADLSLRYDPIYEPIARRYLENPEAFADAFARAWFKLTHRDMGPRSRYLGPEVPAEELIWQDPVPAVDHELIDEKDAAGLKTKILASGLTASELVSAAWASASTFRGSDKRGGANGARIRLAPQKDWEVNQPAQLRKVLQTLEAIQKAFNSAQSGGKKVSLADLIVLGGCAGVEQAGKNAGYDVTVPFTPGRTDASEAQTDAASFSVMEPIADGFRNYQKTQYAISAEELLVDRAQLLTLTAPEMTVLVGGMRVLNANFGQSRHGVFTKRPETLTNDFFVNLLDMRTTWKGVSEEEDVFEGRDRASGELKWTGTRVDLLFGANSQLRAVAEVYACEDSQEKFLQDFVAAWNKVMNLDRFDLA, encoded by the coding sequence ATGAATGAAGAGAGCAAACAGCCGGCAACGGGCAGGGCGGGCAAATCCTTTGCCGGCGGCGGGATGTCGAACCGGGACTGGTGGCCGAACCAGCCGAATCTCAAGATTCTCCATCAGCACTCCAACCTGAGCAATCCGATGGGTGAGGCGTTCAACTACGCTGAGGAGTTCAAAAAACTCGACCTCCAGGCTGTGAAGAAAGACCTCTACGCGCTGATGAGCGACTCGCAGGACTGGTGGCCGGCGGATTGGGGTCACTACGGGCCGCTTTTCATCCGGATGGCTTGGCACAGTGCCGGCACCTACCGCATGGGCGACGGCCGCGGAGGCGCGGGGTCCGGCTCCCAACGGTTGGCCCCCCTCGGCAGCTGGCCTGACAACGTGAATCTTGATAAGGCGCGCCGCCTGCTCTGGCCCATCAAGCAGAAGTACGGCAGGAAAATCTCCTGGGCCGATTTAATGGTCCTGGCCGGCAACTGTGCCATCGAGTCGATGGGGCTGCCGACCTTCGGTTTCGCAGGAGGACGCGAGGACGTCTGGGAGCCGGAGGAAGATATCTACTGGGGTTCCGAAGAGGAATGGCTCGCGACGAGCGACAAGCCCAAGAGCCGGTACTCCGGTGACCGCGATCTGGAAAATCCCCTGGCGGCCGTTCAGATGGGGCTGATCTACGTGAATCCGGAGGGCCCGGACGGAAACCCCGATCCGGTGGCCTCGGGCCGTGACGTTCGAGAGACCTTCGCGCGTATGGCCATGAACGACGAAGAGACCGTCGCGCTCGTCGCCGGCGGCCACACCTTCGGCAAGTGCCACGGAGCCGGTCCTGCGTCCCATGTGGGGCCTGAGCCGGAAGCCGCGCCCATCGAACAGCAGGGACTCGGGTGGAAGAGCAGCTTCCGTAGCGGCAAGGGCGGCGATACGATCAGCAGCGGCATCGAGGGCGCCTGGAAGCCGCATCCGACCCGCTGGGACATGAACTATCTGAAGGTGCTGTTCAAATACGAGTGGGAACTGGTTAAGAGCCCGGCGGGGGCGAATCAGTGGCTGGCCAAGGATGTCGAAGAAGAGGATATGGTGCTTGATGCGCACGATCCGTCGAAAAAACACCGGCCAATGATGACCACGGCGGACCTCTCCCTTCGCTACGACCCGATCTACGAGCCGATCGCGCGGCGGTACCTGGAGAATCCTGAGGCATTCGCCGACGCCTTCGCCCGGGCCTGGTTCAAGTTGACCCACCGCGACATGGGCCCGCGCTCGCGCTATCTCGGTCCGGAGGTCCCGGCGGAGGAATTGATCTGGCAGGATCCGGTTCCCGCAGTCGATCACGAACTGATCGACGAAAAGGATGCGGCTGGCCTCAAGACCAAAATCCTCGCCTCGGGATTGACGGCCTCCGAACTGGTCTCGGCCGCTTGGGCGTCGGCATCGACCTTCCGCGGCTCCGACAAACGCGGCGGCGCGAATGGGGCGCGCATCCGCCTAGCCCCGCAGAAGGATTGGGAAGTCAACCAGCCGGCCCAACTGAGGAAGGTCCTGCAGACCCTCGAAGCGATCCAAAAGGCGTTCAACAGCGCGCAGTCCGGCGGGAAGAAGGTTTCACTCGCAGACCTGATTGTGCTGGGCGGGTGCGCAGGTGTCGAGCAGGCAGGGAAGAATGCCGGCTACGATGTGACGGTTCCCTTTACGCCGGGACGTACGGATGCATCGGAGGCGCAGACCGACGCGGCGTCGTTCTCCGTAATGGAGCCGATTGCGGACGGGTTCCGCAACTATCAAAAAACCCAATATGCTATATCGGCAGAGGAACTGCTGGTTGATCGTGCGCAGTTGCTGACGCTGACCGCTCCTGAAATGACGGTTCTTGTCGGCGGTATGCGCGTCTTGAATGCCAACTTCGGACAATCTCGGCATGGCGTGTTCACCAAGCGGCCGGAGACGCTCACCAATGACTTCTTCGTGAATCTGCTCGACATGCGCACGACGTGGAAGGGCGTCTCGGAAGAAGAGGATGTCTTCGAGGGCCGTGATCGAGCAAGCGGCGAACTCAAGTGGACCGGCACCCGTGTCGACCTCCTTTTCGGTGCGAACTCCCAGCTCCGGGCCGTGGCGGAGGTCTATGCCTGCGAGGATTCCCAGGAAAAGTTTCTGCAGGATTTTGTAGCCGCCTGGAACAAGGTCATGAACCTCGACCGCTTCGACTTGGCCTGA
- a CDS encoding hypothetical protein (Evidence 5 : Unknown function) — protein sequence MVCAGFRYSDKDEYQNKIYCFFILIYNLCNLG from the coding sequence GTGGTGTGCGCGGGATTCAGATATAGCGACAAGGATGAATATCAGAATAAGATCTATTGTTTTTTCATACTAATTTATAATCTTTGCAATCTAGGATAA